The following are from one region of the Nitrospira defluvii genome:
- a CDS encoding IPT/TIG domain-containing protein translates to MHRHCSRRSILCWTVVGLLLLGSGTGLSVAGESGTGSTNIALHTKPGARGKNQKAASAPAKGSAPQFASAETAAKAPVCFGEAPKIHSVKPDEGKPGDTVTLFGKGFGPAACLRSLSFGPGYPATFTFVNDTQITAVVPKGRRKGMAMMTLTTASGEDSKGFLVK, encoded by the coding sequence ATGCATAGACACTGCTCTCGTCGATCTATTCTCTGTTGGACGGTTGTCGGACTCTTGCTGCTCGGAAGCGGAACAGGCCTGAGTGTGGCCGGGGAAAGCGGAACGGGGTCGACCAACATCGCGCTTCACACCAAACCGGGGGCCAGGGGGAAAAACCAGAAGGCAGCCTCCGCCCCAGCCAAGGGATCAGCCCCACAATTTGCATCGGCGGAAACGGCGGCCAAGGCTCCGGTCTGTTTCGGTGAAGCGCCGAAAATCCATTCGGTGAAACCGGACGAGGGCAAGCCGGGCGACACCGTGACCCTCTTCGGGAAAGGTTTCGGCCCGGCCGCTTGTCTGCGCTCGCTCTCGTTCGGTCCCGGCTATCCCGCGACGTTCACCTTCGTCAATGATACGCAGATCACCGCCGTCGTGCCGAAGGGCCGACGAAAAGGGATGGCCATGATGACCCTCACCACAGCCTCGGGAGAAGATTCGAAAGGGTTTCTGGTGAAATAG
- a CDS encoding riboflavin synthase, with translation MFSGIVEEMGAVSVLNRSLAGTRLTIIASTVMGDLTIGASVSVNGVCLTAVARTDHDFSVDVSPETLNITTLGSLTSGSPVNLERAMKLNERIGGHMVSGHVDGVGVIRSRHQDGNAVILEIEAPKDVLRLCVGKGSITVDGISLTINDVTDRSFVVAIIPHTAKVTTLGLKQVGDQVNLESDLIGKYVERLLQERGLLPPKPTPVIDKDYLQRRGLL, from the coding sequence ATGTTCAGCGGCATTGTGGAAGAGATGGGCGCGGTGTCGGTGCTGAATCGGAGTTTGGCGGGCACGCGCCTGACGATTATTGCTTCGACCGTGATGGGCGATCTCACGATCGGCGCCAGTGTCAGTGTGAACGGTGTCTGCCTCACGGCGGTCGCTCGCACCGATCACGACTTCTCGGTTGACGTGTCGCCGGAAACGCTCAACATCACGACGCTCGGCAGTCTCACGTCCGGTTCCCCGGTGAATCTCGAGCGTGCCATGAAACTGAACGAGCGCATCGGCGGCCACATGGTCTCCGGCCATGTCGACGGGGTCGGCGTGATTCGGAGCCGGCATCAGGACGGTAATGCGGTGATTCTGGAGATCGAGGCACCGAAGGATGTGTTGCGACTCTGTGTCGGCAAGGGATCGATCACGGTGGACGGCATCAGCCTGACGATCAACGACGTAACCGACCGCTCGTTTGTGGTGGCCATTATTCCCCACACCGCGAAGGTCACGACACTCGGACTGAAGCAGGTAGGGGACCAGGTCAACCTGGAATCGGACCTGATCGGCAAGTACGTCGAACGGCTCTTACAGGAGCGCGGCCTGCTCCCTCCAAAACCAACCCCGGTCATCGATAAGGACTATCTGCAGCGTCGGGGATTGTTGTAA
- a CDS encoding MFS transporter, with product MTTSRSFFYLCTLGVFCFISYNLVRMPVLSLFAESLGAGPERIGLIVSVSTITGVLLKLPSGALSDIYGRKMLLRIGVVAFGLPPFIYPFISDLNALTALRFVHGLATAIFAPSALATVADLYKERRGAALGTYTACTQSGSLLGPFLGGWLAHAAGFPTAFVTAGIFGCIAILIFFSLHLDEPPPRVREKGLAPVITEMGKGFLAVARNRKVLITSSTDAAKMIANGALMAFLPLYGLSIGLNAGEVGLLFSVQAFTSFFSKPVMGRVSDRIGRQPLIVLGLVICSTTFITMPHVESFAVMLLLSSGFGFGEAVVSSSSAALVADSSEFKRLGAGMGMQGTVMDIGHASGPLLAGFLIAHASYQGAFAVIAGIQILAAVAFWATMRSLTR from the coding sequence ATGACCACCTCCCGAAGCTTTTTCTACCTCTGTACCCTCGGCGTGTTTTGTTTCATCAGTTACAACCTCGTACGTATGCCGGTGTTGTCGCTCTTTGCCGAGTCGCTCGGTGCGGGACCGGAGCGGATCGGCTTGATCGTCTCCGTATCCACGATCACCGGGGTGTTGCTGAAGTTGCCTTCTGGCGCACTGTCCGATATTTACGGGAGAAAGATGCTGCTGCGTATCGGCGTGGTGGCGTTCGGATTGCCGCCGTTCATCTATCCGTTCATTTCCGACCTCAATGCGCTGACGGCCTTACGATTCGTGCATGGCCTGGCGACGGCCATCTTTGCCCCCAGCGCCCTGGCGACCGTGGCCGATCTCTATAAGGAGCGGCGAGGGGCCGCGTTGGGAACCTATACCGCCTGCACCCAGTCCGGGTCGCTCCTGGGGCCGTTTCTCGGGGGGTGGCTGGCCCATGCGGCCGGGTTTCCCACCGCCTTTGTCACCGCCGGAATCTTCGGGTGCATCGCCATTCTGATCTTCTTCAGCCTTCATCTGGACGAGCCGCCTCCTCGCGTGCGTGAGAAGGGGCTGGCTCCGGTCATCACGGAAATGGGGAAGGGCTTTCTCGCGGTGGCCCGCAACCGGAAAGTGCTGATCACCAGTTCCACCGACGCGGCCAAGATGATCGCCAATGGCGCGCTCATGGCGTTCCTTCCGCTCTATGGCCTTTCCATCGGGCTGAACGCCGGTGAAGTCGGTCTGCTGTTCAGCGTGCAGGCCTTCACGTCGTTTTTCTCGAAGCCTGTGATGGGGCGTGTGTCGGACCGGATCGGACGGCAGCCGTTGATCGTGCTCGGTTTGGTCATTTGCTCCACGACCTTCATCACGATGCCCCACGTCGAATCGTTCGCGGTGATGCTGCTGCTGTCCTCGGGGTTTGGATTCGGGGAGGCGGTGGTCTCCTCCTCATCCGCCGCCCTGGTGGCCGATAGTTCAGAGTTCAAACGGCTGGGAGCGGGCATGGGTATGCAGGGGACGGTCATGGATATCGGCCATGCCAGCGGCCCACTCCTGGCCGGGTTTTTGATTGCCCACGCCAGCTATCAAGGGGCATTTGCGGTGATCGCCGGGATCCAGATCCTCGCGGCTGTCGCGTTTTGGGCGACGATGAGATCGCTCACGCGGTAG
- the ribD gene encoding bifunctional diaminohydroxyphosphoribosylaminopyrimidine deaminase/5-amino-6-(5-phosphoribosylamino)uracil reductase RibD, which translates to MRSSSRDLEFMALALRLAAKGRGHTSPNPMVGAVVVNRGTIVGQGSHRKVGGPHAEVIALSQAGSRAKGGTLYVTLEPCSHLKKRTPPCVPLVIASGVRRVVVGMVDPNPQVQGRSVAQLKRAGIAVDLGCREREARQLNEAYIHWVQTGRPFTILKAGMTLDGQIATARGESQWITDEAARMRAHRLRADVDAVLVGIGTVLRDNPRLTARPGSDLSPRQPLRIVVDSRLRIPFKAAVLEAQQDAHTLLVTTSAAQPRKIATLKGRGVDVLVLPKARGHVDLRSLWGRLGQLGITSLLVEGGSELNAAVVRAGLAQRLMCFVAPLLLGGQDAKGLLGGLSPRRLREAVLLKNVRIEPVERDMLIEADFSTD; encoded by the coding sequence GTGAGATCGTCTTCCCGCGATCTTGAATTCATGGCCCTGGCGCTTCGCCTTGCCGCGAAGGGCCGGGGCCACACCAGCCCCAATCCCATGGTCGGCGCGGTTGTCGTCAACCGCGGGACCATCGTCGGGCAGGGCTCCCATCGCAAAGTCGGCGGCCCCCATGCCGAAGTGATCGCCCTCAGTCAGGCCGGCTCTCGTGCCAAAGGCGGCACCCTCTACGTCACCCTCGAACCCTGCAGTCATCTGAAAAAACGCACCCCGCCCTGTGTCCCGCTTGTCATCGCGTCCGGTGTCCGCCGCGTCGTCGTGGGCATGGTCGATCCGAATCCTCAGGTGCAGGGTCGAAGCGTAGCCCAACTCAAGCGGGCAGGGATCGCGGTCGACCTCGGGTGCCGCGAACGTGAAGCCAGGCAACTCAACGAGGCCTATATCCATTGGGTGCAAACGGGCCGGCCCTTTACCATCTTGAAAGCCGGAATGACCTTGGATGGGCAGATCGCAACCGCCCGCGGCGAATCGCAATGGATTACCGACGAGGCAGCGCGGATGCGGGCTCATCGACTGCGCGCGGACGTCGATGCCGTGCTCGTCGGAATCGGCACGGTCTTGCGAGACAATCCCCGGTTGACCGCGAGGCCGGGCAGCGACCTGTCTCCACGGCAGCCCCTGCGTATCGTGGTGGACAGCCGTTTACGGATTCCCTTCAAGGCCGCGGTGCTCGAAGCGCAGCAGGATGCTCACACCCTGCTCGTCACGACAAGTGCGGCTCAGCCGCGTAAGATTGCCACCTTGAAAGGCCGTGGCGTCGACGTGTTGGTCCTTCCGAAGGCGAGGGGCCACGTCGATCTGCGTTCGTTGTGGGGACGGCTTGGCCAACTCGGCATCACGAGCCTGCTCGTCGAAGGGGGCAGCGAGCTCAATGCAGCCGTGGTGCGGGCCGGCCTCGCCCAACGGCTCATGTGTTTCGTTGCGCCGCTTCTGCTCGGCGGGCAGGATGCCAAGGGGTTGCTGGGCGGCTTGTCGCCGCGCCGCCTGCGAGAAGCCGTGCTTCTCAAGAATGTGCGCATCGAGCCGGTCGAGCGTGATATGCTGATCGAAGCAGATTTTTCCACTGACTAG
- the ppdK gene encoding pyruvate, phosphate dikinase: MAKKYVYYFGDGKAEGKGNMKELLGGKGAGLAEMTNLKVSVPPGFTISTEACVEYYKRGKAYPPGMMDEALHALKKIERSMKAGFGDPDNPLLVSVRSGARASMPGMMDTVLNVGLTTKTVHGLAIKTKNERFAQDSYRRFISMFGSIVMGINREHFEDILKHKKRDLGVTQDTHLDAKALKELVVSFKELVKEETKRDFPDDPLEQLRMAINAVFSSWYGARAVTYRRLYNIPETWGTAVNVVAMVFGNMGETSGTGVAFTRDPATGQRQFFGECLTNAQGEDVVAGIRTPLPVNQLEKFMPQAYKDLETTYKRLERHYRDMLDLEFTIQEGKLYMLQTRVGKRTGVAAVRIAVDMVKEGLITKKEALQRIGPDQLAQYLYPIFDAKEESQCTPLGKGLPAGPGAAAGKVALTADRAVEMKAAGNRVVLVRQETSPDDIHGMNAALGFLTARGGMTSHAAVVARQMGKVCVAGCEAIEVVDSQTVRIGSQIFREGDYLSVNGSTGNVYGGDIPVVESEVIQVLQGKMEAAASEKYQLFESVLKWADGVRKLKVRANADVPDQARIARSFGAEGIGLCRTEHMFFAEDRIQIMQKMILARKREEREMYLEQLLPLQKQDFIGLYREMKGFPVTIRLLDPPLHEFLPKREDLMVEIAQLELTSGSPTVLEEKKRLLARVEELHEFNPMLGLRGCRLGITMPEITKMQARAIIEAACELAKEGTKIVPEIMIPLVGMVSEMKAQKDLVREVATETMKRYGVKLSYLVGTMIELPRAAVTADRIAEEAEFFSFGTNDLTQTTFGFSRDDAAKFIDFYKTANILDSDPFAVLDREGVGSLMRTAITGGRKTRPTIKLGICGEHGGDPSSVEFCHLLGLDYVSCSPYRVGIARLAAAQAALTQEEAEKAKPKKARPSSKGAAKAKATKKAAKPVAVKQRPAAKRAVRSPKRTKR, from the coding sequence GTGGCCAAGAAATACGTCTATTACTTCGGAGATGGAAAAGCCGAGGGCAAAGGCAACATGAAGGAATTGCTCGGCGGCAAGGGCGCCGGACTGGCCGAGATGACCAATCTCAAAGTGTCCGTGCCTCCCGGGTTTACGATCTCCACCGAGGCCTGCGTCGAATACTACAAGCGCGGCAAGGCGTATCCTCCAGGCATGATGGACGAGGCGTTGCATGCCCTCAAGAAGATTGAACGATCGATGAAGGCCGGTTTCGGCGATCCGGACAATCCCCTGCTGGTTTCCGTGCGTTCCGGCGCCCGCGCCTCGATGCCGGGCATGATGGACACCGTGTTGAACGTCGGGTTGACCACCAAGACAGTCCATGGGCTGGCCATCAAGACGAAGAACGAACGGTTTGCGCAAGACAGCTATCGCCGCTTCATCAGCATGTTCGGCAGCATCGTCATGGGCATCAATCGCGAACATTTCGAAGACATTCTCAAACACAAAAAACGGGACCTCGGGGTCACGCAGGACACCCATCTCGATGCCAAGGCGCTCAAGGAACTGGTCGTCAGTTTCAAAGAGCTCGTGAAGGAAGAAACCAAACGGGATTTCCCCGACGATCCGCTCGAACAGCTGCGGATGGCGATCAATGCCGTGTTCTCCTCTTGGTACGGCGCGCGGGCGGTGACCTACCGCCGTCTGTACAACATTCCCGAAACCTGGGGCACGGCGGTGAACGTGGTGGCCATGGTGTTCGGCAATATGGGGGAGACCAGCGGCACCGGCGTGGCCTTCACGCGCGACCCCGCTACCGGACAACGCCAGTTCTTCGGCGAATGTTTGACGAACGCGCAGGGGGAAGACGTGGTGGCCGGCATCCGGACTCCGCTGCCCGTGAACCAGCTCGAAAAGTTCATGCCGCAGGCCTACAAAGACTTGGAAACGACCTATAAGCGATTGGAACGTCACTATCGGGACATGCTCGACCTGGAGTTCACCATCCAGGAGGGCAAGTTGTACATGTTGCAGACCCGCGTCGGCAAACGGACCGGAGTCGCGGCGGTCCGGATTGCCGTCGACATGGTGAAGGAAGGCCTCATCACCAAGAAAGAGGCGCTCCAGCGGATCGGGCCCGACCAGCTCGCGCAGTACCTCTATCCGATTTTCGATGCCAAAGAAGAATCGCAGTGCACGCCGCTCGGCAAGGGGTTGCCGGCCGGTCCTGGCGCGGCGGCCGGGAAAGTCGCGTTGACGGCCGACCGTGCGGTCGAAATGAAAGCCGCCGGCAATCGTGTCGTGCTGGTGCGGCAGGAGACCAGCCCTGACGACATTCACGGTATGAACGCCGCCCTGGGTTTTCTGACCGCGCGTGGTGGCATGACGTCTCACGCGGCCGTCGTCGCCCGGCAGATGGGCAAAGTCTGCGTCGCCGGATGTGAGGCCATTGAGGTGGTGGATAGTCAGACCGTGCGCATCGGCAGCCAGATTTTCCGCGAAGGGGACTATCTGTCCGTCAACGGGTCGACCGGCAACGTGTACGGCGGCGACATTCCCGTTGTGGAGTCCGAAGTCATCCAGGTGCTGCAGGGCAAGATGGAAGCCGCGGCCTCGGAGAAATATCAGTTGTTCGAATCGGTCCTGAAGTGGGCCGACGGCGTGCGCAAGTTGAAGGTTCGGGCCAATGCGGATGTGCCGGATCAAGCCCGCATTGCGCGGAGCTTCGGTGCCGAAGGGATCGGCTTGTGCCGTACTGAACACATGTTCTTCGCCGAGGATCGCATCCAAATCATGCAGAAGATGATCCTCGCGCGGAAACGAGAAGAGCGGGAGATGTACCTGGAGCAGCTGCTGCCGTTGCAGAAGCAGGACTTCATCGGGCTCTACCGCGAAATGAAGGGCTTCCCGGTCACGATCCGGTTGCTCGATCCGCCGTTGCATGAGTTTCTCCCGAAGCGTGAAGATCTGATGGTGGAAATTGCGCAACTGGAACTGACCAGCGGCTCGCCGACCGTGCTCGAAGAGAAGAAACGGTTGCTGGCCCGTGTGGAAGAACTGCATGAGTTCAATCCCATGCTGGGTTTGCGAGGCTGCCGCCTCGGGATCACGATGCCGGAAATCACGAAGATGCAAGCGCGCGCGATCATCGAAGCGGCGTGCGAATTGGCGAAGGAAGGGACGAAGATCGTTCCGGAAATCATGATTCCTCTGGTCGGCATGGTTTCGGAAATGAAGGCGCAGAAGGATCTTGTGCGCGAGGTCGCCACGGAAACCATGAAGCGGTACGGCGTGAAGTTGTCCTATCTCGTCGGTACCATGATCGAGTTGCCGCGCGCCGCCGTGACGGCCGATCGTATCGCGGAGGAGGCGGAATTCTTCTCCTTCGGCACCAACGACCTGACCCAAACCACGTTCGGCTTCTCCCGCGATGACGCGGCCAAGTTTATCGATTTCTACAAGACGGCGAATATTCTCGACAGCGATCCGTTCGCGGTTTTGGATCGGGAAGGCGTGGGGTCGCTCATGCGGACGGCGATTACCGGCGGGCGCAAGACCCGGCCCACGATCAAGCTGGGTATTTGCGGCGAGCATGGGGGTGATCCCAGTTCCGTCGAGTTCTGTCACCTGTTGGGGTTGGATTACGTGAGTTGTTCCCCCTATCGGGTCGGCATCGCTCGATTGGCGGCGGCACAGGCGGCGCTGACGCAGGAAGAGGCGGAAAAAGCCAAGCCGAAGAAAGCTCGACCAAGCAGTAAGGGAGCGGCCAAGGCCAAGGCGACCAAGAAGGCCGCGAAGCCTGTGGCGGTCAAGCAGCGGCCTGCTGCCAAACGCGCGGTACGGAGCCCGAAGCGTACGAAACGGTGA
- the glyS gene encoding glycine--tRNA ligase subunit beta, producing MPTKKPKTKTASRVKKPASASRAKTPATTELLLEIGTEELPYQFVAPALRALQQGAETLLKDLRLTHDSVRTMGTPRRLVLLVEGLAKQQASAVTEAMGPSKAVAFDQSGQPTRAAIGFAAGQGIPVEALEIRQTPKGEYLFAVKQEKGQPVASVLTQALPQLLAKLSFPKAMQWNQTGVRFARPVRWLVALCGGKVLPIHFATIKAGNLSQGHRVLGVKVSSPKGFPVKSIAHYVKETERHSVIVDQDRRRAMIVDQLASLAKSARGHVHQDDELLEQAVYMVECPLTILGSFKPHYLSLPKEILMTSMKEHQGYFSLVDSKGALLPNFLAVTNMKLSNMQLIREGNERVLAARLADAKFFFDEDRKTSLADRVAKQLAVTFHQKLGSLHQKTQRVVAMAEFLAAQVGDEQFRQACRRAAELSKADLLTGIVGEFPTLQGIMGGEYAAHDGESPVVSAAIREQYMPRAMEGELPESLAGKVLSLADRLDSIAGFFLVGLIPSGSEDPFALRRHATAIVRIVIESGLRVNLAQVVQTAQEVLAGQNVTAAPQTGKGGAPDVISFLFERVRFYGKSTHQLRDDVMEAVLKSVDRGSIDIVDLFDKMKALQQITVRAEFDPLIVGFKRAHRLTEKEQWDRKPVDSGLFREPAETALHHTVQNSHEDYRAAMGHGQYGQALDVLVRMKGSIDDFFNAVMVNSEDPAIRGNRLSLLKEVDDLFMSFADFSQIVVQGT from the coding sequence ATGCCAACGAAAAAACCCAAGACCAAGACCGCTTCACGTGTGAAGAAGCCTGCATCGGCCTCACGCGCCAAGACTCCGGCTACGACCGAATTGCTGCTTGAAATCGGCACGGAGGAGTTGCCCTATCAGTTTGTGGCCCCGGCCTTACGCGCGTTGCAGCAGGGGGCGGAGACGTTGTTGAAAGACCTGCGGCTGACCCACGACTCCGTACGGACCATGGGCACCCCGCGTCGACTGGTGTTGTTGGTCGAAGGACTGGCCAAACAGCAAGCCTCCGCGGTGACAGAGGCCATGGGGCCGTCGAAAGCCGTGGCCTTCGACCAGTCCGGTCAGCCCACGAGAGCAGCCATCGGGTTTGCCGCCGGGCAGGGCATTCCCGTCGAGGCACTGGAAATCCGGCAGACGCCCAAGGGCGAATACCTCTTTGCCGTAAAGCAGGAGAAGGGGCAGCCTGTTGCGTCGGTGCTGACGCAGGCCTTGCCGCAGTTGCTGGCGAAGTTGTCGTTCCCCAAGGCCATGCAGTGGAATCAGACCGGTGTGCGGTTTGCCAGGCCGGTGCGGTGGTTGGTGGCTCTCTGCGGCGGAAAAGTCCTGCCGATTCACTTCGCGACGATCAAGGCCGGCAATCTCAGTCAGGGACATCGGGTGCTGGGTGTCAAGGTATCCAGTCCGAAGGGCTTTCCGGTCAAGTCCATCGCGCATTATGTGAAAGAGACGGAACGCCACAGTGTGATTGTGGATCAGGATCGGCGACGGGCCATGATCGTCGACCAATTGGCCTCGCTGGCCAAGTCCGCGCGAGGGCATGTGCACCAGGACGACGAGCTGCTGGAGCAGGCCGTCTATATGGTGGAATGTCCGCTGACGATTCTGGGTTCTTTTAAGCCGCACTATCTCTCGCTCCCGAAAGAAATTCTGATGACCTCGATGAAAGAGCACCAGGGGTATTTTTCCCTTGTGGACTCGAAAGGTGCGTTGTTGCCGAATTTTCTCGCGGTCACCAACATGAAGCTGTCGAACATGCAGCTGATCCGCGAGGGCAACGAGCGGGTCCTGGCTGCCCGTCTGGCGGACGCGAAATTCTTCTTCGACGAGGATCGCAAGACATCCCTGGCCGATCGTGTGGCGAAGCAGTTGGCGGTGACCTTTCATCAAAAACTCGGCAGCCTGCATCAGAAGACGCAGCGCGTGGTGGCGATGGCGGAGTTCCTCGCCGCACAGGTCGGTGATGAACAGTTCCGGCAGGCGTGCCGGCGTGCGGCTGAACTCAGCAAGGCCGATCTGCTGACCGGTATCGTCGGAGAGTTTCCGACGCTCCAAGGGATCATGGGCGGCGAATACGCGGCGCATGACGGTGAATCTCCCGTCGTCAGCGCGGCGATTCGCGAGCAGTACATGCCTCGCGCCATGGAAGGGGAGTTGCCGGAGTCCTTGGCCGGCAAGGTGCTGTCCCTGGCCGATCGATTGGATAGTATCGCGGGATTTTTCCTGGTCGGTCTGATCCCGAGCGGATCCGAAGATCCCTTCGCGCTTCGACGCCATGCCACGGCCATCGTGCGCATTGTGATCGAGAGCGGGTTACGTGTGAATCTTGCGCAAGTCGTGCAAACCGCTCAGGAGGTCTTGGCCGGTCAGAATGTGACGGCTGCGCCTCAGACGGGCAAAGGCGGAGCGCCGGACGTGATCAGCTTTCTCTTTGAGCGGGTCCGCTTCTACGGAAAGAGTACGCATCAATTGCGCGACGATGTCATGGAGGCCGTGCTCAAATCAGTCGATCGCGGGAGCATCGACATTGTGGATCTCTTCGACAAGATGAAGGCGCTCCAGCAGATTACCGTGCGGGCCGAGTTCGATCCCTTGATTGTCGGGTTTAAGCGCGCCCACCGGTTGACGGAAAAAGAGCAGTGGGACCGGAAGCCGGTGGACTCCGGGTTATTCCGGGAGCCTGCCGAGACGGCGTTGCATCACACCGTCCAGAACAGTCATGAGGACTATCGCGCGGCGATGGGGCACGGTCAGTATGGGCAGGCGCTGGACGTGCTGGTTCGCATGAAAGGATCGATCGACGATTTTTTCAACGCGGTCATGGTGAATTCCGAGGATCCGGCGATTCGCGGGAATCGACTGTCGCTCTTGAAGGAAGTCGACGATTTGTTCATGTCATTCGCTGATTTCTCCCAGATTGTGGTACAAGGGACATAG
- a CDS encoding glycine--tRNA ligase subunit alpha → MNFQDLILTLHRFWADRGCVVHQPYDLEMGAGTFHPATFLRSLGPEPWRAAYPQACRRPTDGRYGENPNRMQHYYQYQVVLKPAPDDIQGLYLESLKQLGIDPKKHDIRFVQDDWESPTLGAWGLGWEVRLDGMEITQFTYFQEIGGIPLNPITGEITYGTERIAMYLQQVDNVYDLQWTDGVTYGDVHHRSEVEFSRYNFEEGEVPMLMATFQAFEGECQRLLEKKLTLPAYDYCIKTSHMFNLLDARGAISVTERTSYIARVRALARRCAESYLADREAMGHPLIKQPGRVGKGTTSHTPVTTK, encoded by the coding sequence GTGAATTTCCAAGACCTCATTCTCACCCTGCATCGTTTTTGGGCCGACCGTGGATGTGTCGTTCATCAACCCTACGATTTGGAAATGGGCGCGGGGACTTTCCATCCTGCGACCTTTCTTCGTTCGCTTGGGCCGGAGCCCTGGCGTGCCGCCTATCCGCAGGCCTGCCGCCGTCCGACCGACGGGCGATACGGGGAAAACCCCAATCGCATGCAGCACTACTATCAGTATCAGGTGGTGCTGAAGCCCGCGCCGGATGACATTCAAGGCCTTTATCTCGAAAGCCTCAAGCAACTCGGCATCGATCCGAAGAAACACGACATCCGGTTTGTGCAGGACGACTGGGAATCCCCCACCCTCGGGGCATGGGGGTTGGGCTGGGAAGTCCGTCTCGATGGAATGGAGATTACCCAGTTCACCTATTTCCAGGAGATCGGCGGAATCCCGCTCAATCCGATCACCGGCGAGATTACGTACGGGACCGAACGCATCGCGATGTATCTGCAGCAGGTCGATAACGTCTACGATCTGCAGTGGACCGACGGCGTGACCTACGGCGACGTGCATCACCGCAGCGAAGTCGAGTTTTCACGCTACAACTTCGAAGAGGGAGAAGTGCCCATGCTCATGGCCACCTTCCAAGCGTTCGAAGGAGAATGTCAGCGTCTGCTCGAAAAGAAGTTGACGCTCCCGGCCTACGATTACTGCATCAAAACCTCGCACATGTTTAACCTGCTCGACGCGCGTGGCGCGATCAGCGTGACCGAGCGGACTTCCTATATCGCCAGGGTGCGGGCGTTGGCGCGGCGCTGCGCCGAATCATATCTAGCCGACCGAGAGGCCATGGGGCATCCCTTGATCAAACAACCGGGGCGGGTAGGTAAAGGAACCACCAGCCACACACCGGTCACCACCAAGTAG
- a CDS encoding RrF2 family transcriptional regulator — protein sequence MKFSKKSEYGLRALLELCETYGGRVLQRHEIAERQNIPVEFLEQILLALKRAGLLASRRGIRGGYALIKSPDDITLGQVIRILDGPLAPISCVSKTAYQKCADCPYAAKPSCPLQQAMGEVRDAIANIVDHYTLSRFAHTKLAEGS from the coding sequence ATGAAGTTCTCCAAGAAGAGTGAATACGGGCTCCGGGCACTGCTCGAACTCTGCGAGACCTACGGAGGCCGCGTGCTCCAGCGCCATGAGATTGCCGAACGGCAGAACATTCCTGTCGAGTTTCTCGAACAGATTCTACTGGCACTCAAACGTGCCGGGCTGCTGGCCAGCCGCCGCGGGATTCGTGGCGGATACGCCCTGATCAAGTCTCCCGACGACATTACGCTGGGCCAAGTGATCCGGATTTTAGACGGACCGCTCGCGCCGATCAGTTGCGTCAGCAAAACCGCGTATCAAAAATGCGCCGACTGTCCCTACGCCGCCAAACCGTCCTGCCCGTTACAGCAGGCCATGGGAGAAGTCCGCGATGCCATTGCCAACATTGTCGACCATTACACCTTGAGTCGATTCGCCCATACCAAACTGGCGGAAGGATCTTAA